Proteins from a single region of Streptomyces sp. Tu 3180:
- a CDS encoding GNAT family N-acetyltransferase — protein sequence MSDPYASRPSVHEQEVEGFGTVRVLPLDAAADAPLLHRWVSEERAAFWGMNGLTEERVAEIYAHLDTLDTHHAHLVLKDGTPVALLQTYEPGADRVGECYPVEPGDIGVHLLLAPTGSDGARPGWTAGLVTAVLAYVLLGLDRERVVVDPDVANDKAIARFLKQGFTPGPEVVLPEVDLPDVYLPEKKARLAFLTREVAFGG from the coding sequence ATGTCTGACCCGTACGCCTCCCGCCCGTCCGTCCACGAACAGGAGGTCGAGGGCTTCGGCACCGTGCGCGTCCTGCCGCTGGACGCGGCGGCCGACGCGCCCCTGCTGCACCGCTGGGTGAGCGAGGAACGCGCCGCCTTCTGGGGCATGAACGGCCTCACCGAGGAGCGGGTCGCCGAGATCTACGCCCACCTGGACACCCTCGACACGCACCACGCCCACCTCGTCCTCAAGGACGGCACACCGGTCGCGCTGCTCCAGACCTACGAGCCGGGGGCCGACCGGGTCGGCGAGTGCTACCCCGTCGAGCCCGGCGACATCGGCGTCCACCTGCTGCTCGCCCCCACCGGGTCCGACGGGGCGCGTCCCGGCTGGACCGCCGGACTGGTGACCGCCGTCCTCGCGTACGTCCTGCTGGGCCTGGACCGCGAGCGCGTGGTGGTCGACCCCGACGTGGCCAACGACAAGGCGATCGCCCGCTTCCTGAAGCAGGGCTTCACCCCCGGTCCCGAGGTCGTGCTGCCGGAGGTCGACCTGCCCGACGTGTACCTGCCGGAGAAGAAGGCCCGACTCGCCTTCCTCACCCGGGAGGTAGCCTTCGGCGGGTGA
- a CDS encoding cupin domain-containing protein: MTPDDLVAHYGMEPIPREGGRFRRTWAGPERPDGRPEGTAIVALLTDGPDDFSALHRLPADEVWHFYLGDPLQLLLLAPDGSARTPVLGPDVLGGQHVQLTVDAGTWMGARVAQGGSWTLFGCTMAPGFTPEGYEHGDAAELTARHPDRADLIAALCRP; the protein is encoded by the coding sequence GTGACTCCCGACGACCTCGTCGCCCACTACGGAATGGAACCGATCCCCCGTGAGGGCGGGCGGTTCCGGCGGACCTGGGCGGGTCCCGAGCGGCCCGACGGCCGGCCCGAGGGCACCGCCATCGTCGCCCTGCTCACCGACGGGCCGGACGACTTCTCCGCCCTGCACCGCCTGCCCGCCGACGAGGTCTGGCACTTCTACCTCGGCGACCCGCTCCAACTGCTCCTCCTCGCCCCCGACGGCAGCGCGCGCACACCCGTGCTGGGCCCGGACGTCCTCGGCGGCCAGCACGTCCAGCTCACCGTGGACGCCGGCACCTGGATGGGGGCACGGGTGGCGCAGGGCGGGAGCTGGACGCTCTTCGGCTGCACGATGGCGCCCGGCTTCACCCCCGAGGGCTACGAGCACGGGGACGCGGCGGAACTGACGGCGCGCCACCCGGACCGGGCGGACCTGATCGCGGCACTGTGCCGGCCGTGA
- a CDS encoding penicillin acylase family protein: MVGEIFRDPWGIPHLRAADANGLAHAQGRVTALDRAWQLEVERHRAQGTSASFLGPEALPWDRFARRARLADTARRCWDELERRDPETADWVRAYTAGVNEGLSAATAPEFARVSLTPGRWEPWTPLGVWLATHILFAGFPAKLWREHVAAHLGADAVGLFATDGPGTAGSNGWLVAGERTVTGQAVIAGDPHRFIEDPGVYQQIRLSCPEFDVVGLAVPGVPGIAHFGHTGTVAWAITNAMADYQDLYRERLRRTDGGTPCSSGAESSGDGVEALGPDGAWHRAARHTETVEVAGEDPVEVEVVETDRGPVVIGGPEGLDDGVPEPGGPPLAVALRHPPRVTGDLGFSALLPLLRARRVADVDRAVDLWAEPVNVIMAADTEGGTLHRVAGRVPVRSEANRTRLVPAWEPGHEWRGWHEPPRAGLTDGVAVMANQRGPAAPLGVEFAPPHRADRITALLGRRTRWSAADMSAIHTDTHLASAAALLDRLAALDGTDLSGPAAALRDRLLRWDRRMDADSADAAAFAAVRGAVVRHLAAHPAFAATAAPPAYPEVFRPWLALVPRIGYALEHLLTAKELFGVDRPAAVRAALEEVAARPPAGTWGDTHRLAPWRALPLETPYDEPGLSGDHDCVLCTSPVPGLTDLAARGPAARYVWDLARREDSRWVVPFGASGVPGSPHHRDQQAPWLAGDLVPVVTDWDRLHEETEETDV, encoded by the coding sequence GTGGTCGGAGAGATCTTTCGGGACCCCTGGGGCATCCCCCATCTGCGCGCGGCCGACGCGAACGGGCTCGCCCACGCCCAGGGCCGGGTCACCGCCCTCGACCGGGCCTGGCAGCTGGAGGTGGAACGGCACCGCGCGCAGGGCACCTCGGCGTCCTTCCTCGGCCCCGAGGCCCTGCCCTGGGACCGCTTCGCCCGCCGCGCCCGCCTGGCCGACACGGCCCGCCGCTGCTGGGACGAACTGGAGCGCAGGGACCCGGAGACGGCCGACTGGGTCCGGGCCTACACGGCGGGCGTGAACGAGGGGCTGAGCGCCGCCACCGCCCCCGAGTTCGCCCGCGTGTCCCTCACCCCCGGCCGCTGGGAGCCCTGGACCCCCCTCGGGGTCTGGCTCGCCACCCACATCCTCTTCGCCGGGTTCCCCGCCAAGCTGTGGCGCGAGCACGTCGCCGCCCACCTCGGCGCGGACGCCGTCGGCCTGTTCGCCACCGACGGCCCCGGCACCGCGGGCAGCAACGGCTGGCTCGTCGCCGGGGAGCGCACGGTCACCGGGCAGGCGGTCATCGCCGGGGACCCGCACCGCTTCATCGAGGACCCCGGCGTCTACCAGCAGATCCGCCTGTCCTGCCCGGAGTTCGACGTCGTCGGCCTCGCCGTGCCCGGCGTCCCCGGCATCGCCCACTTCGGCCACACCGGCACGGTCGCCTGGGCCATCACCAACGCCATGGCCGACTACCAGGACCTCTACCGCGAGCGGCTGCGCCGCACCGACGGGGGCACCCCCTGCTCGAGCGGAGCCGAGAGCTCGGGGGACGGCGTGGAGGCGCTCGGCCCGGACGGGGCGTGGCACCGCGCCGCCCGGCACACCGAGACCGTCGAGGTGGCGGGCGAGGACCCGGTCGAGGTGGAGGTCGTCGAGACCGACCGCGGCCCCGTCGTCATCGGCGGCCCCGAGGGCCTCGACGACGGGGTGCCCGAGCCCGGCGGACCCCCGCTCGCCGTCGCCCTGCGTCACCCGCCCCGCGTCACCGGCGACCTCGGCTTCTCCGCCCTGCTGCCGCTGCTGCGGGCCCGCCGCGTCGCCGACGTGGACCGGGCCGTCGACCTGTGGGCCGAGCCGGTCAACGTGATCATGGCCGCCGACACCGAGGGCGGCACCCTGCACCGGGTGGCCGGCCGGGTCCCGGTGCGCTCCGAGGCCAACCGCACCCGCCTGGTGCCGGCCTGGGAGCCCGGGCACGAGTGGCGGGGCTGGCACGAGCCGCCGCGCGCCGGACTGACCGACGGCGTCGCCGTGATGGCCAACCAGCGCGGCCCCGCGGCCCCGCTCGGCGTCGAGTTCGCCCCGCCGCACCGCGCCGACCGCATCACCGCGCTGCTGGGCCGGCGGACGCGCTGGTCCGCCGCCGACATGTCCGCGATCCACACGGACACCCACCTCGCCTCCGCGGCCGCCCTGCTGGACCGCCTCGCCGCCCTCGACGGCACGGACCTGAGCGGCCCGGCCGCCGCCCTGCGCGACCGCCTGCTGCGCTGGGACCGCCGCATGGACGCGGACAGCGCCGACGCGGCCGCCTTCGCGGCGGTGCGCGGCGCGGTCGTACGGCACCTCGCGGCGCACCCCGCGTTCGCCGCGACGGCCGCCCCGCCCGCGTACCCGGAGGTCTTCCGGCCCTGGCTCGCGCTGGTCCCGCGCATCGGCTACGCCCTCGAACACCTCCTCACCGCGAAGGAGCTGTTCGGCGTCGACCGTCCGGCGGCCGTCCGCGCGGCCCTGGAGGAGGTGGCCGCCCGGCCGCCCGCCGGCACCTGGGGCGACACCCACCGCCTGGCACCCTGGCGGGCCCTGCCCCTGGAGACGCCCTACGACGAACCCGGTCTGTCCGGCGACCACGACTGCGTGCTGTGCACCTCGCCCGTGCCCGGCCTGACCGACCTCGCCGCGCGCGGCCCGGCCGCCCGGTACGTCTGGGACCTGGCCCGGCGCGAGGACAGCCGCTGGGTGGTGCCGTTCGGCGCCTCGGGCGTCCCCGGCTCACCCCACCACCGCGACCAGCAGGCCCCGTGGCTCGCGGGGGACCTCGTCCCGGTCGTCACCGACTGGGACCGGCTGCACGAGGAAACAGAGGAGACCGATGTCTGA